The Sediminispirochaeta smaragdinae DSM 11293 genome has a segment encoding these proteins:
- a CDS encoding autoinducer 2 ABC transporter substrate-binding protein, with protein sequence MKKIVLIIVIVLVLLPLHLFAGGQKDAADANKYEIVTVVKITGIPWFNRLEEGVDAAAKDLDVNAYQIGPSDADPAQQVKMVEDLISKGVDAICITPNDATALEPVFQKAKEKGILILTHESPDQAGKDVDIELIDNVEFGRHTWDMLVKYMGDKGQYAIFVGGLTVPLHNLWADEGLKYAKEHYPGLELVTSRIPCGEDQELAKQKTLELLKTYPDLKGIIGFGSLGPPGAAQALKEKGLAGKVAVVGNVIPGHAAPYLKDGSMSHGVLWDPKDAGYSLTYVAKYLLDGGSLADLKEIPGIGAVVVDGDVIKVDAMADITKENVDSFGF encoded by the coding sequence ATGAAGAAGATCGTTCTTATTATCGTGATCGTTCTTGTACTGTTGCCGTTGCATCTCTTCGCCGGTGGGCAAAAAGATGCCGCAGACGCGAATAAGTACGAGATTGTGACAGTCGTAAAGATCACGGGAATTCCTTGGTTCAATCGTCTTGAAGAAGGAGTTGATGCGGCTGCCAAAGATCTTGACGTGAATGCTTACCAAATTGGACCATCCGATGCAGACCCTGCTCAGCAGGTCAAGATGGTGGAAGACTTGATAAGTAAAGGCGTTGATGCCATCTGCATTACACCAAATGATGCTACCGCTCTCGAACCTGTGTTCCAGAAGGCTAAAGAGAAGGGCATATTAATCCTGACCCATGAATCACCGGATCAGGCGGGTAAGGATGTCGATATCGAGCTTATCGATAATGTGGAATTTGGTCGCCATACCTGGGATATGCTTGTTAAATACATGGGTGATAAAGGGCAATACGCCATTTTTGTAGGCGGCCTTACCGTCCCCCTTCACAACCTTTGGGCAGATGAAGGCCTTAAATATGCAAAGGAGCACTACCCTGGGCTCGAGCTGGTAACCAGCCGGATTCCCTGCGGTGAGGACCAGGAACTTGCCAAGCAAAAGACGCTTGAGCTGCTGAAAACTTATCCGGATTTGAAGGGTATCATCGGTTTCGGAAGTCTGGGACCTCCGGGAGCTGCTCAGGCCTTGAAGGAAAAAGGCCTGGCTGGAAAGGTTGCCGTTGTCGGAAACGTCATTCCCGGACATGCTGCGCCCTATTTGAAGGACGGATCCATGAGCCATGGTGTTCTCTGGGATCCGAAGGATGCCGGCTACTCTCTGACTTACGTGGCAAAGTATCTTCTTGACGGCGGTAGCCTTGCCGACTTGAAAGAGATTCCCGGAATCGGTGCCGTTGTAGTGGATGGGGATGTTATCAAGGTTGATGCCATGGCTGATATCACAAAGGAAAATGTTGACAGTTTCGGTTTCTGA